The genomic DNA AACAATTGGATCAATATTTAATAGATAATAGTGATAAATTCGCTGATCAAAAAGCTTATAAAATAACTGATTTTGAAAAATCAAATAATACATTCCATATAGCTTTTGATAATGAAGCTCCTTATGCTTATACAAAAAATACTAAGAAAAGATATATTCCAAAAGATAATAATAAATTTGAAATTTTTGTAGTAACAGAATCAGTGCCTTATAATTTAGGAGTAGCAAGTAATACAATAAGCAATGAAGTTTTAAATGTTATACAAAATTCTTTTTTACAATTATCTAATATTAAAGGAAATAATAATATAGGTGATAGTTTAGGTTTTAATGCATACAAAAAAACAATTGAAAATGAAGATAATATAATTATAGAAAAAATGAAAAAATTAGGTTATTAATGAAATTAGAATTAAAAAATATTGAAATATGTTATGAGAAAAACATTGTATTAAAAAATGTTAATTTAATTTTACAAAAAGGGCATTTTTATGGACTTTTTGGTAAAAGTGGATCTGGAAAAACAACTCTATTAAAATCTATTTTAAATCATGATTTTATACAAAATGGTGAAATAAAATATAATAATGAAGATATTATTGTGAATAATAATTCAAAGTATCAAAAAAGGATAATAAAAAATAATTTTAATAAATTTAAAAACAATATAGGTTTTTTATTTCAAGAAAACAATTTATTGAATACGTACGATGTTTATGATAATGTAAGACTTTTAAGTGAAAATATTTTTAAAAATAAGTTTTTTAAAATATTGAGAATATTAACTAAAAAAAATAAAAGTGATCTTATAGAAAAATTAAATATTTTAGAAATTGAAGATAAAATTTTTACTCCTGTATCAGAATTATCAGGAGGACAAAGAAGAAAGGTTGAATTAGCAATTTTTTTAATGGATAATAAAAAAATAATATTTGCTGATGAACCTACAACAGGTTTAGACACAAAAAATGCGAAGCTTGTTTTTAAATTATTAAAAGACTACGCAATAAATAATGAAGCTATTGTTTTGTGTTCAATACATGATATAGAAAATTCTTTAGATTATATTGATGAAGCTATTTTTATAAAAAATAAAAAGGTTTTTGAAAATATAAATTTGAAAAATCTAACTAAAGAGGAAATAAATGAATTCTACGATTAATTATTCATTTAAAAATAAAAATTACTATAAAAAAGTTTCTTTTAGTATTATTAAATACATTTTTATTTGTTTATTTTTAATATTTGTTGCTTATTCATTTTTTACTTTAAATTTTCAACTTTCTTCAAACGGTTTGAGTTTATTTTTATTAAGAATTAAAAAAATATTTTCTTTTGAACAAAATAATAATTATGAAAATTATATTTTTACTACATTTAAATTTACTTTAAAAACAGTTCAGTATACTTCTTTAGGAACGTTAATAGGATTTTTATTTGCTATTTTAACAGCATTTTTAAGTTCAAAAACTTTTCATAAAAATTTATTATTAGTTTATTTAATAAAAGTTTTTGTTCTTATATTAAGATCTATACCTGTTCTTGTAGTTCTTGAAATATTAAGAAATGGATTTGGTGATATTTTACAAGCTACATTAGTATTAAGTTGATTTACCTGATTATGAGCCCATAAATATTTAGAGGATATATTTGAAAATAGTGATTATAATACTTTTAAAAATAATATTTTTTTAGGAAAAAATAAATGAATTTCATTTTTTAAAAATGTAAATAATAGCTATAAAAACAAAATAATAGTTTTATTTTTATATTCATTTGAATCAAATATAAGATGAACCTCAATATTAAGTTCTGCTGGATTATTTGGATTAGGTTATTTTTTGCAAGGAAAAAATACACTAGATTATAAATATATAGGTATTCCATTACTTTGACTAACTATTACTTTATTGATAAATGAACTTATAGGAATTTTTTTAAATAAAATTATATTTTTTCAAAAAGCATTAGATAAAAAAACAAAGTTTTCAAAAAGAATATTTTTAAGACCTACTTTATACTTTTGAATATTATCTATTATATATTTATCATTGGCTATTTCTGTTTTATTTATAATTAATTACAAAGATATAAATATTAATTTATTTTATAGTACTTTTGGTAAATATTTAGATATAGATTTTATATATATTAAAGAAAATATTTATAAACTTTTTATTAGTGTATATGATATTTTAAAAATAAGTTCTATTGCTATATTTATTTCATATTTATTAAGTTTATTTATAGCTTATTTGGGAAATAATATAATTGGTAATAAATATAATATTTTGTTGATTAAATTATTTCTTTTAATTTGTAGAATAATTCCTTCTGTAATAGTATTTATTTTATTTAATATGTTTTTTAATAGATTTGAAATACCTATATTAATAGTTATGATTTTTAGTTCTACTAGAGCAATGGCTAAGTTTTTTATTGAAAGTTTAAATAGTGTTTATTCAGTAGGTTTATCAAATATGATTAAAACAAAATATTTTTCAAAAACTAAAATATTTTTTAAGTATATTTTACCTAATGCAAAAAATGAAATAATAAGTTTTGCTTTTTATAGATTTGAGAATGTATTTAGATCAATGATAAGCTTTGGAGCTTTATCAACAATTGGAATAGGTTATATTTTAAGCAATGTAGCTAATTTAAAAATTGAAGAAGCAGATAGTAGAGTTAGTGCAATAAGTTTTGTTATAATGATATTTATTATTTTAATAGAGTTAATCAATATTTTTTATAAGATTTTTTATGACAAAAGAACTTTTAAGAAGAAATAAATAAAAACGGATAATTATCCGTTTTTTTATTAAACCATAGGGTATTTTTTTTCTACTATTTCTTTATATGAAGAAGAATCAACAACTTCTAATTTTTTGTTTTCAATATTGTTTTCTTCATTTTCATTTTGTTCGCTTACAACTTGTGAATTAGATTTTTTATAGTTGTTTCTGTTAATTATACGTTTATGATATTCTTTAATAAGAAATCTAAATAATACAATATTTAAGTATCCTAATAAAGCGACAAATAGTAGACCGACAACAAAGAATATATTTAATATAGCATCTAATCCTGCTATACTTATTGTTAAGTTTGGTAATGCGTTATATATTGCGTGTGTGTGTGCAAAACCAGTAACAAATGAAATACTCATAAATACTACTTTATTGTATACTTCGTATTCTGTACCTAAATAAACAAATACATTTATTAATGCGCTTATGAATAAAATAGCACCCATACCTAGCATATAATTAACATATGTATATCTATCTCTAAATTTAACTTTTCCATTAAGAACAAGTGAAACACCTAATCCTAATAACAATGTAGCATTTATAAAAATATAAACATTTGATAATATTTCTTTTTGTAAAATAAGACCATTAAATGGTACTAATAGCATCGCCCCGCCTATAAAAATTGATGAAATTGCAATTAGAGGCAATGAAAGATATTCAAATCTTTTATTTCTAATAAAAATGTAAAATGGTAAAACATATAACATTAAGCTATTTATACTTATTGGTAAGTTACTTAAGTCATATGTTACGTCATTAACTTTCATATTTGAAATAGCTGGCAGTTGTTTGAAGAATATTTCATTTATTAATAATAAACTTCAAATAACAGTTATAAATATTAAAATTCCTCTTCTTTTAGCAGTTATAATTGTAAAAACCATACCTGTAACAACTAAAAGTGAAAGAGCAAAAGCTAAAATATGTACAGCACCATACATTGAGGGCATTTCAGATAATGCTTTGCTTGAGAAATTATAATAACCTTGTCAAAATGTCATTTAATCTCCTTTTATAAAATATTAAAATATAACTTTTAATATTAATTAATAATATTATATATTATAAATTAAAAAAATATTTGCCAAATTAATATTTATGACAAATATTTAATAACTTTAAATTATTGTTTATCTTGCGAAACATTTATTCTATTAATAACTTTTTTAAGTTTTATTTCAAACATTTTTTCTTCATTTTCACTAAGAGGTTTTTGTAATTGACTTAAAGCATATTCTTTATCTCTTTGAGCTTTAACAATATCAATTTGATCACTAAAAATAATATCATTAGTAACTATTAATATTTCGGATTTATCAGCATATACAATTCCATCACTAATTGAACATAAAATTTTTTTATTTGTTTCATATTCATTAATAATCAATTCACAAATATCAATTGTTGAAAGAAATTCACTTCTATTAGGCTCTATAATTATTCTTCCACCG from Mycoplasmopsis maculosa includes the following:
- a CDS encoding ATP-binding cassette domain-containing protein, giving the protein MKLELKNIEICYEKNIVLKNVNLILQKGHFYGLFGKSGSGKTTLLKSILNHDFIQNGEIKYNNEDIIVNNNSKYQKRIIKNNFNKFKNNIGFLFQENNLLNTYDVYDNVRLLSENIFKNKFFKILRILTKKNKSDLIEKLNILEIEDKIFTPVSELSGGQRRKVELAIFLMDNKKIIFADEPTTGLDTKNAKLVFKLLKDYAINNEAIVLCSIHDIENSLDYIDEAIFIKNKKVFENINLKNLTKEEINEFYD
- a CDS encoding ABC transporter permease subunit; protein product: MNSTINYSFKNKNYYKKVSFSIIKYIFICLFLIFVAYSFFTLNFQLSSNGLSLFLLRIKKIFSFEQNNNYENYIFTTFKFTLKTVQYTSLGTLIGFLFAILTAFLSSKTFHKNLLLVYLIKVFVLILRSIPVLVVLEILRNGFGDILQATLVLSWFTWLWAHKYLEDIFENSDYNTFKNNIFLGKNKWISFFKNVNNSYKNKIIVLFLYSFESNIRWTSILSSAGLFGLGYFLQGKNTLDYKYIGIPLLWLTITLLINELIGIFLNKIIFFQKALDKKTKFSKRIFLRPTLYFWILSIIYLSLAISVLFIINYKDININLFYSTFGKYLDIDFIYIKENIYKLFISVYDILKISSIAIFISYLLSLFIAYLGNNIIGNKYNILLIKLFLLICRIIPSVIVFILFNMFFNRFEIPILIVMIFSSTRAMAKFFIESLNSVYSVGLSNMIKTKYFSKTKIFFKYILPNAKNEIISFAFYRFENVFRSMISFGALSTIGIGYILSNVANLKIEEADSRVSAISFVIMIFIILIELINIFYKIFYDKRTFKKK
- a CDS encoding F0F1 ATP synthase subunit epsilon, producing MNKFSNLKIITQYHNFYTGKISNISLSTKSGGRIIIEPNRSEFLSTIDICELIINEYETNKKILCSISDGIVYADKSEILIVTNDIIFSDQIDIVKAQRDKEYALSQLQKPLSENEEKMFEIKLKKVINRINVSQDKQ